In Macaca fascicularis isolate 582-1 chromosome X, T2T-MFA8v1.1, one DNA window encodes the following:
- the CUL4B gene encoding cullin-4B isoform X5, translating into MIDPDFTDKPKLPENYTDETWQKLKEAVEAIQNSTSIKYNLEELYQAVENLCSYKISANLYKQLRQICEDHIKAQIHQFREDSLDSVLFLKKIDRCWQNHCRQMIMIRSIFLFLDRTYVLQNSMLPSIWDMGLELFRAHIISDQKVQNKTIDGILLLIERERNGEAIDRSLLRSLLSMLSDLQIYQDSFEQRFLEETNRLYAAEGQKLMQEREVPEYLHHVNKRLEEEADRLITYLDQTTQKSLIATVEKQLLGEHLTAILQKGLNNLLDENRIQDLSLLYQLFSRVRGGVQVLLQQWIEYIKAFGSTIVINPEKDKTMVQELLDFKDKVDHIIDICFLKNEKFINAMKEAFETFINKRPNKPAELIAKYVDSKLRAGNKEATDEELEKMLDKIMIIFRFIYGKDVFEAFYKKDLAKRLLVGKSASVDAEKSMLSKLKHECGAAFTSKLEGMFKDMELSKDIMIQFKQVKYMQNQNVPGNIELTVNILTMGYWPTYVPMEVHLPPEMVKLQEIFKTFYLGKHSGRKLQWQSTLGHCVLKAEFKEGKKELQVSLFQTLVLLMFNEGEEFSLEEIKQATGIEDGELRRTLQSLACGKARVLAKNPKGKDIEDGDKFICNDDFKHKLFRIKINQIQMKETVEEQASTTERVFQDRQYQIDAAIVRIMKMRKTLSHNLLVSEVYNQLKFPVKPADLKKRIESLIDRDYMERDKENPNQYNYIA; encoded by the exons GCTGTAGAAAATCTCTGTTCTTACAAGATTTCTGCAAACTTGTACAAACAGCTGAGACAGATCTGTGAAGATCACATCAAAGCACAGATTCATCAATTCAGAGA GGATTCATTGGATAgtgttctctttttaaagaagATTGATAGATGCTGGCAAAACCATTGCAGACAAATG ATCATGATCAGgagcatttttttgtttctggatAGAACTTACGTTCTTCAGAATTCAATGCTACCCTCCATTTG ggaCATGGGACTGGAGTTATTTAGGGCTCATATTATAAGTGATCAGAAAGTCCAGAATAAGACAATTGATGGCATTCTTCTCTTGATTGAGAGGGAAAGGAATGGTGAAGCAATTGATAGAAGTTTACTTCGAAGCCTTTTAAGCATGCTGTCTGATTTGCAA ATTTATCAAGATTCTTTTGAACAACGATTTTTGGAAGAAACTAACCGGCTCTATGCAGCTGAAGGCcaaaaattaatgcaagaaaGAGAG GTTCCTGAATATCTACATCATGTTAACAAACGTCTTGAAGAAGAAGCAGACAGACTTATTACTTACTTAGATCAGACCACCCA GAAGTCATTAATTGCTACTGTAGAAAAACAACTTCTAGGTGAACACTTAACAGCAATTCTTCAGAAAG gtttAAATAACCTCCTTGATGAAAACCGAATTCAAGATTTGTCTCTTCTGTATCAGCTCTTCAGTAGAGTTCGAGGTGGAGTTCAGGTTCTTTTGCAGCAGTGGATCGAATATATCAAG gcATTTGGCAGCACTATTGTAATTAATCCTGAAAAAGATAAAACCATGGTTCAAGAATTGCTGGATTTTAAAGATAAGGTTGACCATATAATTGATATCTGCTTTCTGAAGAATGAGAAATTTATCAATGCCATGAAAGAAGCATTTGAAACGTTCATTAACAAAAGACCAAATAAACCGGCTGAACTTATAG CTAAGTATGTAGATTCAAAACTTCGTGCAGGCAACAAAGAAGCTACAGATGAAGAACTTGAGAAAATGTTGGATAAAATTATGATCATATTTAGATTTATCTATG gcaAGGATGTTTTTGAGGCCTTCTATAAGAAAGATTTAGCCAAGCGCCTATTAGTCGGGAAGAGTGCGTCTGTAGATGCTGAAAAATCAATGCTGTCCAAACTTAAACATG AATGCGGAGCTGCTTTCACCAGCAAACTTGAAGGAATGTTTAAAGACATGGAACTTTCTAAAGACATCATGATTCAGTTCAAACAGGTAAAA TATATGCAGAATCAGAATGTTCCGGGAAATATTGAATTAACTGTGAATATCCTGACAATGGGCTATTGGCCAACATATGTGCCTATGGAAGTTCATTTACCACCAGAG atGGTAAAACTTCAGGAGATTTTCAAGACATTTTACCTAGGCAAACATAGTGGCAGGAAACTTCAGTGGCAGTCAACCCTAGGACACTGTGTGCTTAAAGCAGAATTTAAAGAG GGTAAAAAAGAACTCCAGGTCTCTCTTTTTCAAACACTGGTGCTGCTAATGTTTAATGAGGGAGAGGAGTTCAGTTTAGAAGAGATCAAGCAGGCAACCGGAATAG aGGATGGAGAGTTAAGGAGAACACTGCAGTCATTAGCCTGTGGCAAAGCTAGAGTTCTGGCAAAAAATCCAAAGGGCAAAGATATTGAAGATGGTGACAAGTTCATTTGTAATGATGATTTCAAACACAAACTTTTCAGGATAAAGATCAATCAAATCCAGATGAAAGAAACG GTTGAAGAACAAGCAAGCACTACAGAAAGAGTATTTCAAGACAGACAATATCAAATTGATGCTGCAATTGTTCGAATtatgaagatgagaaagacaCTTAGCCACAATCTCCTTGTTTCAGAAGTGTACAACCAGTTGAAATTTCCAGTTAAG CCTGCTGATCTTAAGAAGAGAATAGAATCTTTAATTGACCGGGACTACAtggaaagagataaagaaaatccAAACCAGTACAACTATATTGCATAG
- the CUL4B gene encoding cullin-4B isoform X6, whose product MIDPDFTDKPKLPENYTDETWQKLKEAVEAIQNSTSIKYNLEELYQAVENLCSYKISANLYKQLRQICEDHIKAQIHQFREDSLDSVLFLKKIDRCWQNHCRQMIMIRSIFLFLDRTYVLQNSMLPSIWDMGLELFRAHIISDQKVQNKTIDGILLLIERERNGEAIDRSLLRSLLSMLSDLQIYQDSFEQRFLEETNRLYAAEGQKLMQEREVPEYLHHVNKRLEEEADRLITYLDQTTQKSLIATVEKQLLGEHLTAILQKGLNNLLDENRIQDLSLLYQLFSRVRGGVQVLLQQWIEYIKAFGSTIVINPEKDKTMVQELLDFKDKVDHIIDICFLKNEKFINAMKEAFETFINKRPNKPAELIAKYVDSKLRAGNKEATDEELEKMLDKIMIIFRFIYGKDVFEAFYKKDLAKRLLVGKSASVDAEKSMLSKLKHECGAAFTSKLEGMFKDMELSKDIMIQFKQYMQNQNVPGNIELTVNILTMGYWPTYVPMEVHLPPEMVKLQEIFKTFYLGKHSGRKLQWQSTLGHCVLKAEFKEGKKELQVSLFQTLVLLMFNEGEEFSLEEIKQATGIEDGELRRTLQSLACGKARVLAKNPKGKDIEDGDKFICNDDFKHKLFRIKINQIQMKETVEEQASTTERVFQDRQYQIDAAIVRIMKMRKTLSHNLLVSEVYNQLKFPVKPADLKKRIESLIDRDYMERDKENPNQYNYIA is encoded by the exons GCTGTAGAAAATCTCTGTTCTTACAAGATTTCTGCAAACTTGTACAAACAGCTGAGACAGATCTGTGAAGATCACATCAAAGCACAGATTCATCAATTCAGAGA GGATTCATTGGATAgtgttctctttttaaagaagATTGATAGATGCTGGCAAAACCATTGCAGACAAATG ATCATGATCAGgagcatttttttgtttctggatAGAACTTACGTTCTTCAGAATTCAATGCTACCCTCCATTTG ggaCATGGGACTGGAGTTATTTAGGGCTCATATTATAAGTGATCAGAAAGTCCAGAATAAGACAATTGATGGCATTCTTCTCTTGATTGAGAGGGAAAGGAATGGTGAAGCAATTGATAGAAGTTTACTTCGAAGCCTTTTAAGCATGCTGTCTGATTTGCAA ATTTATCAAGATTCTTTTGAACAACGATTTTTGGAAGAAACTAACCGGCTCTATGCAGCTGAAGGCcaaaaattaatgcaagaaaGAGAG GTTCCTGAATATCTACATCATGTTAACAAACGTCTTGAAGAAGAAGCAGACAGACTTATTACTTACTTAGATCAGACCACCCA GAAGTCATTAATTGCTACTGTAGAAAAACAACTTCTAGGTGAACACTTAACAGCAATTCTTCAGAAAG gtttAAATAACCTCCTTGATGAAAACCGAATTCAAGATTTGTCTCTTCTGTATCAGCTCTTCAGTAGAGTTCGAGGTGGAGTTCAGGTTCTTTTGCAGCAGTGGATCGAATATATCAAG gcATTTGGCAGCACTATTGTAATTAATCCTGAAAAAGATAAAACCATGGTTCAAGAATTGCTGGATTTTAAAGATAAGGTTGACCATATAATTGATATCTGCTTTCTGAAGAATGAGAAATTTATCAATGCCATGAAAGAAGCATTTGAAACGTTCATTAACAAAAGACCAAATAAACCGGCTGAACTTATAG CTAAGTATGTAGATTCAAAACTTCGTGCAGGCAACAAAGAAGCTACAGATGAAGAACTTGAGAAAATGTTGGATAAAATTATGATCATATTTAGATTTATCTATG gcaAGGATGTTTTTGAGGCCTTCTATAAGAAAGATTTAGCCAAGCGCCTATTAGTCGGGAAGAGTGCGTCTGTAGATGCTGAAAAATCAATGCTGTCCAAACTTAAACATG AATGCGGAGCTGCTTTCACCAGCAAACTTGAAGGAATGTTTAAAGACATGGAACTTTCTAAAGACATCATGATTCAGTTCAAACAG TATATGCAGAATCAGAATGTTCCGGGAAATATTGAATTAACTGTGAATATCCTGACAATGGGCTATTGGCCAACATATGTGCCTATGGAAGTTCATTTACCACCAGAG atGGTAAAACTTCAGGAGATTTTCAAGACATTTTACCTAGGCAAACATAGTGGCAGGAAACTTCAGTGGCAGTCAACCCTAGGACACTGTGTGCTTAAAGCAGAATTTAAAGAG GGTAAAAAAGAACTCCAGGTCTCTCTTTTTCAAACACTGGTGCTGCTAATGTTTAATGAGGGAGAGGAGTTCAGTTTAGAAGAGATCAAGCAGGCAACCGGAATAG aGGATGGAGAGTTAAGGAGAACACTGCAGTCATTAGCCTGTGGCAAAGCTAGAGTTCTGGCAAAAAATCCAAAGGGCAAAGATATTGAAGATGGTGACAAGTTCATTTGTAATGATGATTTCAAACACAAACTTTTCAGGATAAAGATCAATCAAATCCAGATGAAAGAAACG GTTGAAGAACAAGCAAGCACTACAGAAAGAGTATTTCAAGACAGACAATATCAAATTGATGCTGCAATTGTTCGAATtatgaagatgagaaagacaCTTAGCCACAATCTCCTTGTTTCAGAAGTGTACAACCAGTTGAAATTTCCAGTTAAG CCTGCTGATCTTAAGAAGAGAATAGAATCTTTAATTGACCGGGACTACAtggaaagagataaagaaaatccAAACCAGTACAACTATATTGCATAG